A single region of the Candidatus Kryptoniota bacterium genome encodes:
- a CDS encoding DUF948 domain-containing protein translates to MTTVFLLVASIALLAVAGASVYAIVMMKDARQVLNQLEVSLREISEKSGPLLENSGVITGKIRTIAESVDGEVTNVKGALDSVVDAVEDLVELERNVKSKIEDPIMDTAGYFAALARGVRVFLRVLKS, encoded by the coding sequence GTGACAACTGTTTTTCTGTTAGTTGCCTCGATCGCCCTTCTCGCAGTCGCAGGCGCAAGCGTCTATGCGATTGTGATGATGAAGGATGCGAGGCAGGTACTCAATCAGCTCGAAGTGTCCCTCCGGGAAATTTCCGAAAAGTCGGGTCCGCTTCTTGAAAATTCCGGCGTGATCACGGGCAAGATCCGCACGATTGCGGAGAGCGTCGATGGCGAGGTGACCAATGTCAAGGGGGCGCTGGATTCTGTAGTCGATGCCGTTGAAGACTTGGTCGAACTTGAACGAAATGTCAAATCCAAGATTGAAGATCCAATAATGGACACTGCAGGATATTTTGCCGCGCTCGCCAGGGGCGTCAGGGTATTCTTGCGCGTACTTAAAAGCTAA
- a CDS encoding tetratricopeptide repeat protein encodes MKSGFCPKCGTEVSSEFAFCPKCGFKLPEIEHGPVEETTAVSTGAALICPTCGFVNSPRALSCESCGTSLKSVSRVSIEKAEQTGSEPQPERITRQESKDQLPKQKRDKTQKEKPQQNVRKKFHLEPFQVAVIVAAVFLGAVLTYGIMTSSKPSQSQQDDSSTQQAAGSTQPSADILQAIDRLRQVVDKNPSDLVSTLKLANMLQDNTFYDQAAIYYKRYLDKVPTNDDARVDYGVTLFEGGRTQDAIAQLNQAIKNNPKHQVAYFNLGIVYLNAQEIDKATDAFKKCVTIDPTTDIGKKAKQTLDEHMNIPNQQEVK; translated from the coding sequence GTGAAGTCGGGTTTTTGTCCGAAGTGCGGCACAGAAGTCTCGTCAGAGTTTGCTTTTTGTCCGAAGTGCGGATTCAAACTCCCTGAGATTGAGCATGGACCGGTCGAAGAGACAACTGCCGTTTCCACCGGTGCGGCTCTTATCTGTCCGACCTGCGGATTCGTGAATTCTCCTCGCGCGCTGTCTTGTGAGTCGTGCGGCACTTCCCTGAAGAGCGTATCGAGAGTTTCAATTGAGAAGGCCGAACAGACTGGATCGGAACCACAGCCCGAACGAATCACCCGGCAGGAATCAAAAGATCAGCTCCCGAAGCAAAAGCGCGACAAGACTCAAAAAGAAAAACCGCAGCAAAACGTCCGAAAGAAATTTCATCTCGAGCCGTTCCAGGTCGCTGTAATAGTCGCAGCAGTATTTCTCGGCGCGGTGCTTACATACGGAATCATGACCTCGTCGAAACCCTCTCAGTCACAGCAGGATGATTCTAGCACACAGCAGGCTGCCGGCTCCACTCAACCGAGTGCTGACATTCTGCAGGCGATCGACAGACTCAGACAGGTTGTCGACAAGAATCCGTCCGATCTTGTTTCTACACTCAAGCTTGCGAACATGCTCCAGGACAACACTTTTTACGATCAAGCTGCGATTTATTACAAGCGATATCTCGACAAGGTTCCGACCAACGACGACGCGCGCGTGGATTATGGCGTCACATTATTTGAAGGCGGCAGGACACAGGATGCCATCGCACAGCTGAACCAGGCTATAAAGAACAATCCTAAGCATCAGGTTGCATACTTCAATCTCGGAATAGTATATCTTAATGCGCAGGAAATCGACAAGGCGACAGACGCCTTCAAGAAATGCGTTACGATAGATCCGACGACAGATATCGGAAAGAAAGCCAAACAGACTTTGGACGAACACATGAACATTCCTAACCAGCAGGAGGTGAAGTAG
- a CDS encoding HAD family hydrolase, which yields MKKKYSLVIFDIDGTLADTSRLIFDSFNHVAKKYRSKVFTPQEIMSYFGPPEEVALKNIIGEENFDSVWRDYLDYYREHSDDSTIFPGIKKLLTELKSSGCRLAVFTGKGSHTTEITLSYHGLRDLFDVIVTGSMLKNHKPDPEGVEFALKALGIAAGDAVLVGDSRSDFKAAAAARIHFIAAVYDSLAANRFDNIDCAKVTTVDQLSSLLLSERNGNE from the coding sequence ATGAAGAAGAAATATTCTCTTGTAATATTCGACATCGACGGTACGCTTGCGGACACGAGCCGTCTTATCTTCGATTCATTTAATCACGTGGCAAAGAAGTATAGATCGAAAGTGTTCACTCCGCAGGAAATCATGTCGTATTTCGGTCCACCCGAGGAAGTGGCACTTAAGAACATAATCGGTGAAGAAAATTTCGATTCTGTCTGGCGCGATTACCTCGATTACTACCGGGAGCACTCGGACGATTCGACCATATTTCCTGGAATTAAGAAACTATTGACCGAGCTGAAGTCATCCGGCTGTCGGCTTGCAGTTTTTACAGGCAAGGGAAGTCATACGACAGAAATAACCCTGAGTTACCACGGGCTTCGCGATTTATTCGACGTAATCGTTACCGGTTCTATGCTGAAGAATCATAAGCCGGATCCTGAAGGAGTTGAGTTTGCTTTAAAGGCTCTCGGCATCGCGGCGGGGGACGCGGTATTAGTCGGAGACTCGCGTTCGGATTTCAAAGCCGCTGCCGCCGCGAGGATTCATTTCATTGCCGCTGTATATGACTCGCTTGCGGCAAACCGTTTCGATAATATCGATTGTGCGAAAGTGACGACAGTAGACCAGTTGTCTTCTCTACTCTTGTCCGAGAGAAACGGAAACGAATGA
- the fusA gene encoding elongation factor G — MKDYLPASLRNIALIGHGGSGKTTLAEAVLFASGVTTRMGSVAEGNTVSDYNHDEIERKISISTSLIHTEWSGKTQSGRDLKINILDPPGYPDFLGEIKAALRVSDAALVLVKTVEGIEVGTEIDWAFTKEYKTPALFVINKVDSEHSSFEKTLQQIRDRLSHDVAVVEFPANEGAGFDSVVDVLRMKLLKFDKNARGKYTESDIPAALREKADKCREELTEKLSETDENLLNVFLENGALTDEQIAAGLKKAILDRKIFPVFAASGQQLAGVASILDFVSDYAPSPDLVPPVTGYKAGNAKEEIKIACDPGADTSLFVFKTISERNIGELSLFKVYSGVVMPGMDLVNQANGKGERLGTLYVLNGKDRKEISKVIAGDIAAVVKLKDTHTNNTLSGRNLPVVLKKIDFPEPIMRVAIVSKNRHDEDKVASGLHALHEEDPTFLVEVDSELSQTVMSGQGEMHLQVVVRRLKERYGVDVDMVEPDIPYRETIKGVVADSEYKHKKQSGGRGQYGHVHLKLEPKPRGGGFEFVDAVVGGVVPGRFIPAVEKGVIEAMEQGVMSGHKVVDVRVTLHDGSSHPVDSDEISFKIAGSMAFKKGFREAKPVLLEPIYELEVLVPDEHMGDIMGDISGRRGKILGMDAEGNNQKIRAQVPLKELYKYANVVRSMTQGRGVFRQKFSHYEEVPKEVAEKIIAEAQKEKVEQE; from the coding sequence ATGAAGGATTATCTTCCAGCGAGCTTGCGCAACATTGCATTAATCGGCCACGGCGGTTCAGGCAAGACCACTCTCGCCGAGGCCGTTCTGTTTGCTTCAGGTGTCACCACCAGAATGGGTTCGGTTGCCGAAGGCAATACCGTATCCGACTACAACCATGATGAAATCGAAAGAAAGATCTCGATAAGCACTTCGCTTATCCACACCGAATGGTCCGGTAAAACACAGTCGGGACGCGACCTGAAGATCAATATTCTCGATCCTCCGGGATACCCGGACTTTCTCGGAGAAATCAAGGCAGCTCTCCGTGTGTCAGACGCCGCATTGGTTCTCGTGAAGACAGTCGAAGGGATTGAAGTCGGGACTGAAATTGACTGGGCCTTTACAAAAGAGTACAAGACACCGGCGCTCTTCGTCATAAACAAAGTCGATTCCGAACATTCGAGTTTTGAGAAGACACTCCAGCAGATCCGCGACAGGCTGTCACACGATGTCGCGGTGGTTGAATTCCCAGCGAACGAGGGAGCGGGATTCGACAGCGTTGTGGATGTCCTGAGGATGAAGCTCCTTAAGTTCGATAAGAACGCAAGAGGAAAATACACCGAGTCTGACATTCCGGCAGCTCTCAGGGAAAAGGCTGACAAGTGCAGGGAAGAACTTACGGAAAAGCTTTCCGAAACCGATGAAAACCTCCTCAACGTATTTCTCGAGAACGGCGCGCTGACAGACGAGCAGATAGCTGCCGGCCTGAAGAAGGCGATACTCGACAGAAAGATCTTCCCCGTGTTCGCGGCCTCAGGCCAGCAGCTCGCAGGTGTCGCATCGATTCTGGATTTCGTATCTGATTATGCCCCGTCACCCGACCTCGTTCCGCCTGTGACAGGCTACAAAGCAGGCAATGCAAAAGAGGAAATCAAAATTGCTTGCGACCCGGGAGCCGATACGTCGCTGTTCGTTTTCAAAACAATTTCGGAAAGAAATATCGGAGAGCTGTCCCTCTTCAAAGTGTACTCCGGTGTGGTTATGCCGGGAATGGATTTAGTCAACCAGGCCAACGGTAAGGGCGAACGTCTCGGTACTCTTTATGTCCTGAACGGCAAGGACCGGAAGGAGATTTCAAAGGTTATCGCGGGCGACATCGCGGCAGTTGTGAAGCTTAAGGACACTCATACGAACAATACTCTGAGCGGCAGGAATCTTCCCGTCGTCCTGAAGAAAATAGATTTTCCTGAACCGATAATGCGTGTCGCAATCGTCTCGAAGAATCGTCACGATGAAGACAAAGTCGCGTCCGGATTGCATGCACTCCATGAAGAGGATCCGACATTTCTCGTCGAGGTGGACTCCGAGCTCAGCCAGACTGTGATGAGCGGCCAGGGCGAAATGCACTTGCAGGTCGTCGTAAGACGACTCAAGGAACGGTACGGCGTCGATGTCGACATGGTCGAGCCCGACATACCGTACCGCGAGACCATCAAAGGTGTCGTCGCCGATTCCGAATACAAACACAAGAAGCAATCCGGCGGACGCGGACAGTACGGTCACGTGCACCTGAAACTCGAGCCGAAACCGCGCGGAGGCGGTTTCGAATTCGTCGACGCGGTTGTCGGCGGCGTCGTACCGGGCAGGTTCATCCCGGCGGTCGAAAAGGGAGTGATCGAAGCGATGGAACAGGGCGTGATGTCCGGACATAAAGTTGTCGACGTCCGCGTGACATTGCACGACGGTTCCTCCCATCCCGTTGATTCCGACGAAATCTCATTCAAGATCGCCGGCTCGATGGCGTTCAAGAAAGGATTCAGGGAGGCGAAACCGGTGCTTCTCGAACCGATATACGAACTCGAAGTTCTCGTGCCCGACGAGCATATGGGTGATATCATGGGCGATATTTCCGGGAGACGCGGAAAGATACTGGGCATGGACGCCGAAGGAAACAACCAAAAGATCCGCGCGCAGGTACCGCTGAAGGAACTTTATAAGTACGCCAATGTGGTGCGCAGCATGACCCAGGGACGCGGAGTCTTCCGTCAGAAATTCTCTCACTACGAGGAAGTCCCGAAGGAAGTGGCGGAGAAAATCATCGCCGAAGCGCAGAAAGAAAAAGTCGAGCAGGAATAG
- a CDS encoding YtxH domain-containing protein, translating to MAQDDNGLTKGLLLGFIAGSVIGAVTALLLAPKSGKELRGDIKKKTDELKEATQAQLMKAKAKAEDLVNEGKKRSEEMVSEARRRAGTLISDAERVIEQAKGEGGKLKAALKAGTEAFKDERSKNS from the coding sequence ATGGCACAGGATGACAATGGTCTGACGAAGGGTTTGCTCCTCGGATTCATCGCCGGAAGCGTCATCGGAGCGGTAACGGCGCTGCTTCTCGCACCGAAGTCGGGCAAAGAGCTGCGCGGCGATATCAAGAAAAAGACTGACGAATTGAAAGAGGCGACACAGGCGCAGTTGATGAAAGCAAAAGCGAAAGCTGAGGATCTGGTGAATGAAGGGAAGAAGCGTTCCGAGGAAATGGTAAGTGAGGCAAGACGCCGAGCCGGAACACTAATCTCCGATGCCGAACGCGTAATCGAACAGGCGAAGGGCGAAGGCGGAAAGCTCAAAGCCGCCTTAAAAGCCGGAACCGAAGCCTTCAAGGATGAGCGAAGCAAGAATAGCTAA
- a CDS encoding HIT domain-containing protein, protein MNRLWTPWRSKYIESFSDKDDGSPKKCIFCDKVSGTDDEKNLVIHRGTHSLIMLNLYPYNSGHLMVVPFSHKSEFGELTADENADVMKETQLAMKLLLATSHPDGFNFGANFGRVSGAGIADHVHFHIVPRWNGDTNFMPVLGETKIISEDLTDTYRKLTAALRTAKV, encoded by the coding sequence ATGAATAGACTCTGGACGCCGTGGCGATCGAAATATATTGAATCGTTTTCCGACAAGGACGACGGCTCGCCTAAGAAATGCATCTTCTGTGATAAGGTTTCGGGCACTGACGACGAAAAGAACCTTGTCATTCATCGCGGGACGCATTCCCTGATTATGCTGAATCTCTATCCGTACAACAGCGGTCACCTGATGGTTGTACCTTTTTCTCATAAGTCGGAATTTGGCGAGCTGACCGCCGATGAAAATGCTGACGTTATGAAGGAGACGCAGTTGGCGATGAAGCTGCTGCTTGCGACCTCGCATCCCGATGGATTCAATTTCGGGGCAAATTTCGGAAGGGTCAGCGGCGCCGGGATCGCGGACCATGTGCATTTTCACATCGTGCCACGATGGAACGGCGATACTAATTTCATGCCGGTCCTCGGTGAAACTAAGATCATTTCGGAAGACCTGACGGATACGTACAGGAAGTTGACCGCCGCGCTTCGTACGGCGAAAGTGTAA
- a CDS encoding TrpB-like pyridoxal phosphate-dependent enzyme, with protein MKRKETLNRIQLAEREIPKKWYNISADMKEKPLPPLDPQTHKPVGPDALAVIFPNALIEQEVTEKLFVKIPEEVLKIYLKWRPTPLVRARGLEELLETPAHIYYKNESVSPTGSHKPNTAVAQAYYNKLEGVKRLCTETGAGQWGSALAMACNHFQLGCKVFMVRSSYEQKPYRRAMMHLWGADVTASPSDETNSGKHFLERDPDSSGSLGMAISEAVEVAASDPETKYALGSVLNHVLLHQTIIGEEAMKQLERAGEYPDTLIACVGGGSNFGGFAFPFIREILQDKPRAKKMRVIAVEPSACPTLTRGSFTYDYGDSSGLTPLLSMYTLGHDFVPAAIHAGGLRYHGASPLVSALVNQKIVQAVAYSQNEVFDAAVKFTRSEGIVPAPESAHAIRAAIDEALRAKSEDKEDVVVFNLSGHGYFDMSAYDAYMQGQLEDVPVDEEDLKRYLSQIKSL; from the coding sequence ATGAAAAGAAAAGAAACTTTAAATCGAATTCAATTAGCTGAACGGGAAATCCCGAAGAAGTGGTATAACATATCGGCGGACATGAAGGAGAAGCCGCTTCCTCCGCTCGACCCGCAGACTCACAAACCGGTTGGCCCCGATGCGCTTGCCGTGATATTTCCGAATGCCCTCATCGAGCAGGAAGTCACGGAGAAGTTATTCGTGAAGATCCCGGAAGAAGTTCTGAAGATTTATCTGAAGTGGAGGCCTACTCCGCTTGTGAGGGCTCGCGGGTTGGAGGAACTTCTCGAGACTCCGGCCCATATTTACTACAAGAACGAATCTGTAAGCCCGACGGGGAGCCACAAGCCTAACACGGCCGTTGCGCAGGCTTATTACAACAAACTTGAAGGTGTGAAGCGGCTTTGCACGGAGACGGGCGCAGGCCAGTGGGGAAGCGCGCTGGCAATGGCGTGCAACCATTTCCAGCTTGGATGCAAAGTGTTCATGGTCAGATCTTCTTACGAGCAGAAGCCATATCGACGTGCCATGATGCACCTGTGGGGCGCTGATGTCACCGCAAGTCCGAGCGACGAGACGAACTCAGGCAAACATTTCCTCGAGCGCGATCCGGACTCCTCCGGCAGCCTGGGTATGGCGATCAGCGAGGCGGTGGAAGTGGCGGCGAGCGATCCTGAAACAAAGTATGCCCTTGGCAGCGTCTTGAATCATGTCCTCCTCCACCAAACGATCATCGGTGAGGAAGCAATGAAGCAACTCGAGAGAGCCGGAGAATATCCCGACACACTCATCGCTTGTGTCGGCGGCGGATCGAACTTCGGCGGCTTCGCTTTCCCGTTTATCCGGGAAATCCTCCAGGATAAACCGCGCGCGAAGAAAATGCGGGTCATCGCGGTGGAACCTTCCGCGTGTCCGACACTCACGCGCGGGTCGTTCACCTACGATTACGGCGACTCGTCCGGTCTAACACCCCTTCTGTCGATGTACACGCTGGGCCACGATTTTGTTCCTGCTGCAATTCACGCCGGCGGACTTCGATACCATGGCGCCTCGCCCCTCGTGTCTGCGCTTGTAAATCAGAAGATCGTTCAGGCTGTCGCGTATTCCCAGAATGAAGTCTTCGATGCCGCCGTGAAGTTTACGAGGAGCGAAGGCATTGTTCCTGCTCCGGAGTCCGCACACGCGATACGCGCGGCAATCGACGAAGCTCTCCGCGCAAAGTCGGAGGACAAAGAAGATGTCGTGGTGTTCAATCTCTCCGGACACGGCTACTTCGACATGAGCGCGTACGATGCTTATATGCAGGGCCAGCTGGAAGACGTACCGGTTGATGAAGAAGATCTCAAGCGCTATTTGAGTCAGATAAAATCGCTTTAA
- a CDS encoding Gfo/Idh/MocA family oxidoreductase, which produces MTDKIKIGVVGVGHLGQTHARLLKQIDLFDLAGVYDIDSAKATKISDELGIRAFSSIDEVKRYVDAVSIVAPTSAHFDLAVDFMRSGKACFIEKPVTTTVDEAETIMKIAADKKVKVQVGHIERFNPAVLALSKIKLDPMFIESHRLAQFKPRGIDVAVVLDLMVHDIDLILNFIKSPVVRVDASGVGVISDTVDIANARLKFENGAVANLTSSRISQRQMRKMRLFQRDAYISMDFADGIAEVYRAVKPEEAPAGFNLGTIGIGKSERIVTYEQPEAPQVNSLKLELELFAKSIQEDIPTSVGPEDALKVMVVADTIVKQIEESKSKLKI; this is translated from the coding sequence ATGACTGACAAAATCAAGATTGGAGTGGTCGGTGTGGGCCATCTCGGACAAACCCATGCCCGTCTGCTGAAACAGATTGACTTGTTTGACCTGGCAGGAGTCTATGATATCGATTCGGCCAAGGCAACAAAGATTTCGGACGAGTTGGGCATCAGGGCTTTTTCGTCTATAGACGAAGTGAAGAGATATGTCGACGCCGTATCAATAGTCGCACCTACCAGCGCTCACTTTGATCTCGCTGTCGATTTCATGCGGAGCGGGAAAGCGTGTTTCATCGAAAAGCCTGTGACCACGACGGTTGATGAAGCGGAAACTATAATGAAGATCGCGGCTGATAAAAAGGTCAAGGTGCAGGTGGGACACATTGAGAGATTCAACCCGGCTGTCCTCGCTCTTTCAAAGATCAAGCTGGATCCGATGTTCATCGAATCGCATCGTCTCGCGCAGTTCAAGCCGCGCGGGATCGATGTCGCAGTCGTTCTCGATCTCATGGTCCACGACATCGACCTTATTTTGAATTTCATCAAGAGCCCCGTTGTGAGGGTTGACGCGTCGGGCGTTGGTGTAATCTCTGACACCGTCGATATCGCAAACGCCAGATTGAAATTTGAAAATGGTGCGGTCGCTAACCTGACCTCGAGCAGGATATCTCAGCGGCAGATGAGAAAAATGAGGCTGTTCCAACGTGACGCTTACATTTCCATGGACTTCGCCGACGGCATCGCCGAGGTCTACAGGGCAGTAAAACCGGAGGAAGCTCCAGCCGGTTTTAATCTTGGAACAATAGGAATCGGCAAATCCGAACGAATCGTTACTTACGAGCAGCCGGAGGCACCACAGGTCAACTCGTTGAAGCTTGAACTCGAGCTGTTTGCAAAGAGCATTCAGGAAGATATTCCAACTTCAGTCGGTCCTGAAGACGCACTTAAAGTCATGGTTGTTGCTGATACGATTGTAAAACAAATTGAAGAGTCGAAGTCGAAATTGAAAATCTGA
- the wecB gene encoding UDP-N-acetylglucosamine 2-epimerase (non-hydrolyzing), giving the protein MKRKVLFIFGTRPEAIKMAPLVKALYKSESFIARTCVTAQHRQMLDQVLRIFRIKPDHDLNIMTENQTLFDLTARIMTKLRVVLDVEKPDMVVVQGDTTTTFVASVAAYYMKIEIAHLEAGLRTGNKYAPFPEEVNRRLTSVVADIHLAPTSWAKENLIKENIPEGSIFVTGNTVVDALFHVVDSLKKSGEAFGPLFKGIDLEKRIILITGHRRENFGEGFRNICESVRELAVKFPDAEFVYPVHFNPNVRQPVNKILSGISNVHLIEPLDYEPFVFAMEKSYLILTDSGGVQEEAPSLGKPVLVMRDATERPEAVEAGTVKLVGTDKMKIIGGVSTLLTDPGEYLIMSRAHNPYGDGKASQRIVAILEDHFKKKDHK; this is encoded by the coding sequence ATGAAGCGAAAAGTCCTGTTCATATTCGGCACGAGACCCGAGGCGATAAAGATGGCGCCGCTCGTAAAGGCGCTGTACAAATCGGAATCCTTCATAGCCAGGACATGCGTTACCGCGCAGCACCGGCAGATGCTCGACCAGGTGCTCAGGATATTCCGGATAAAACCCGATCATGACCTGAACATCATGACCGAAAATCAGACTCTCTTCGATTTGACTGCGAGGATCATGACGAAACTGCGCGTCGTGCTCGATGTAGAGAAGCCTGACATGGTTGTTGTCCAGGGAGATACTACGACTACATTTGTCGCGTCGGTCGCCGCATACTACATGAAAATTGAAATCGCACACCTTGAAGCCGGGTTGAGGACGGGAAACAAATATGCACCGTTTCCTGAAGAAGTGAACAGAAGACTGACAAGTGTCGTAGCCGACATTCATCTTGCACCGACATCCTGGGCAAAAGAGAACCTGATCAAAGAAAACATACCGGAGGGATCCATTTTCGTGACGGGTAATACCGTCGTCGACGCGTTATTCCATGTAGTGGATTCGCTTAAGAAGTCCGGTGAGGCATTCGGACCGCTTTTTAAAGGAATAGATCTGGAGAAGAGGATTATCCTCATCACCGGTCACCGGCGCGAGAATTTCGGAGAAGGCTTCAGAAACATCTGTGAATCGGTCAGGGAGCTTGCCGTCAAATTTCCCGACGCAGAGTTCGTTTACCCGGTTCATTTCAATCCAAACGTACGCCAGCCAGTAAACAAGATCCTGAGCGGGATTTCTAACGTCCACCTTATCGAACCGCTTGACTACGAGCCCTTCGTCTTCGCGATGGAGAAATCTTATTTGATCCTGACTGATTCCGGAGGCGTTCAGGAAGAAGCACCGTCGCTCGGAAAGCCCGTCCTTGTTATGAGGGACGCGACCGAGAGGCCCGAGGCGGTTGAGGCGGGAACGGTGAAACTCGTCGGAACAGACAAGATGAAGATTATCGGAGGCGTATCGACTCTTCTCACCGACCCCGGAGAGTATTTGATCATGAGCCGCGCGCATAACCCTTACGGCGATGGGAAGGCCTCTCAAAGAATCGTCGCAATCCTCGAAGATCATTTCAAGAAAAAAGATCACAAGTGA
- a CDS encoding S1/P1 Nuclease: MNFLKKFSAAVVAVVVVVFTLGWGFWAHPVISKEAVGLLPEPLKNFYSANVDYLSKHSSDPDIRRNEDKNEGYYHYIDIDKYGKYPNFDIPHSYDAAVKKYGADTVMKNGVVPWRVGWITDSLTAAMKSGNVAEVLHFSTDLSHYVADMHVPLHATENYDGQMTGNIGVHARWESGIPEHFGSTYNFTGIDSASYIDNPVEHAFGIIMHSYSLIGKVFGADSLAKSEIPKDQLYRVEERGGRKTYIYSEDYYTKFNSALDGMVESQMRKAAKEVASYWYTAWVNAGKPKFWSN, encoded by the coding sequence ATGAATTTTCTGAAAAAGTTTTCAGCCGCCGTCGTGGCGGTCGTGGTCGTCGTCTTTACTCTAGGTTGGGGATTCTGGGCGCATCCTGTAATCAGCAAGGAGGCGGTCGGCCTCCTACCGGAACCGCTTAAGAATTTCTATTCCGCCAACGTCGATTATCTCTCCAAACATTCTTCTGATCCCGACATCCGGCGGAATGAGGACAAGAATGAGGGTTACTATCATTATATAGACATCGACAAGTACGGGAAATATCCGAATTTCGATATTCCGCATTCTTACGATGCAGCGGTAAAGAAATACGGAGCAGATACAGTGATGAAGAATGGAGTCGTGCCGTGGCGGGTTGGGTGGATCACCGACAGCCTTACAGCCGCAATGAAATCGGGAAACGTTGCGGAGGTGCTTCATTTCTCCACCGATCTTTCTCACTATGTCGCGGATATGCACGTCCCGCTTCACGCGACAGAGAATTATGACGGACAGATGACCGGCAACATCGGTGTGCATGCTCGATGGGAAAGCGGAATTCCGGAACACTTCGGCAGCACCTACAACTTCACCGGGATCGATAGCGCTAGCTATATCGATAATCCCGTTGAACATGCATTCGGGATAATAATGCACAGTTATTCACTCATTGGCAAGGTGTTCGGAGCCGACAGTCTGGCAAAATCCGAAATACCGAAGGATCAATTATACCGGGTTGAAGAAAGAGGCGGGCGAAAAACATATATATATTCCGAAGATTATTATACTAAATTCAATTCCGCTCTCGATGGGATGGTTGAATCGCAGATGCGGAAGGCGGCTAAAGAGGTCGCCTCTTATTGGTACACAGCCTGGGTGAACGCAGGTAAGCCTAAATTCTGGTCAAACTGA